One window of the Candoia aspera isolate rCanAsp1 chromosome 16, rCanAsp1.hap2, whole genome shotgun sequence genome contains the following:
- the SLC31A2 gene encoding protein SLC31A2 isoform X1 gives MMPMHFFFSDKVVLLFDFWDVHSTGGMVLSVFVIMLLTVLYEAIKVGKAKLIQQAKSAVAPSISQENLGEPEGASVNSGVGPTTSSLKKRLSWHLAETLLHVVQVFLGYLVMLAVMSYNTWIFLGVIVGSAIGYYVVYPLLCLR, from the exons atgcatttctttttctcagatAAAGTGGTCCTCCTGTTTGACTTCTGGGATGTTCACAGTACAGGAG GGATGGTGCTCTCGGTGTTCGTGATCATGCTACTCACAGTTCTATATGAAGCCATCAAGGTTGGCAAGGCAAAACTGATCCAACAGGCAAAGTCAGCTGTTGCCCCTAGCATCAGTCAGGAAAACTTGGGAGAACCTGAGGGGGCCTCTGTGAACTCAGGTGTGGGGCCAACCACCAGTTCTCTAAAGAA gcgTCTTTCATGGCACCTAGCTGAGACCCTGCTCCACGTGGTGCAGGTGTTTTTGGGTTACCTGGTGATGCTGGCTGTCATGTCTTACAACACGTGGATTTTCCTGGGAGTGATTGTTGGTTCGGCCATTGGCTACTACGTGGTGTATCCATTGCTATGCCTCAGATAG
- the SLC31A2 gene encoding protein SLC31A2 isoform X2: protein MVLSVFVIMLLTVLYEAIKVGKAKLIQQAKSAVAPSISQENLGEPEGASVNSGVGPTTSSLKKRLSWHLAETLLHVVQVFLGYLVMLAVMSYNTWIFLGVIVGSAIGYYVVYPLLCLR, encoded by the exons ATGGTGCTCTCGGTGTTCGTGATCATGCTACTCACAGTTCTATATGAAGCCATCAAGGTTGGCAAGGCAAAACTGATCCAACAGGCAAAGTCAGCTGTTGCCCCTAGCATCAGTCAGGAAAACTTGGGAGAACCTGAGGGGGCCTCTGTGAACTCAGGTGTGGGGCCAACCACCAGTTCTCTAAAGAA gcgTCTTTCATGGCACCTAGCTGAGACCCTGCTCCACGTGGTGCAGGTGTTTTTGGGTTACCTGGTGATGCTGGCTGTCATGTCTTACAACACGTGGATTTTCCTGGGAGTGATTGTTGGTTCGGCCATTGGCTACTACGTGGTGTATCCATTGCTATGCCTCAGATAG